In Acholeplasma equirhinis, the following proteins share a genomic window:
- a CDS encoding NADH:ubiquinone reductase (Na(+)-transporting) subunit F — protein sequence MDYLWTPIILISVLIIVTLLVILVDKLLGGGGERKITVNKNNVVTITGDDTALNALTNNKIFLPSSCGGKATCGTCKFRLVDWHEPPKPTELPFLSKDEIEEGVRLSCQVKVTQDIEVQVPESVLNVKPFMAKVVEIEQLTHDIKRIRFEMKEEFPFKPGQYLQIQVPGIETTRAYSIASDSKDLYHPEVIIRLVPGGVATKFVHRAMMVGDNIKITGPFGDFFLQEKSTRPIIMIAGGSGKAPIRSIIYKLMDQGFPRKATYFFGARTKKDLYYTEYFLEIAKKYPNFKYIPALSTPLPEDNWDLDIGLITEVVSRHTDDLSGHEAYLCGSPGMIDACIKVLKEKGMPEEHIYFDKF from the coding sequence ATGGATTATCTATGGACACCCATTATTTTAATTAGTGTACTTATTATCGTTACACTTTTAGTCATTTTAGTTGATAAACTTCTAGGTGGCGGCGGTGAAAGAAAAATCACTGTTAACAAAAACAATGTTGTCACTATTACCGGTGATGACACAGCATTAAATGCATTAACAAATAACAAAATTTTCTTACCATCATCATGTGGTGGTAAAGCTACTTGTGGAACATGTAAATTCAGACTCGTTGACTGGCATGAACCACCAAAACCAACTGAACTTCCATTCTTATCAAAAGATGAAATTGAAGAAGGTGTTCGTTTATCTTGCCAAGTTAAAGTAACGCAAGATATCGAAGTACAAGTCCCAGAATCTGTTTTAAATGTTAAACCTTTCATGGCGAAAGTTGTTGAGATTGAACAATTAACTCATGATATCAAACGTATTCGTTTTGAAATGAAGGAAGAATTCCCATTTAAACCTGGACAATATTTACAAATCCAAGTTCCAGGTATTGAAACAACTCGTGCTTACTCAATCGCATCGGACTCAAAAGATTTATATCATCCAGAAGTGATCATTAGATTAGTTCCTGGTGGTGTTGCTACTAAGTTTGTTCACAGAGCAATGATGGTTGGTGACAATATTAAAATCACTGGTCCGTTTGGTGACTTCTTCTTACAAGAAAAATCAACTCGTCCAATCATTATGATTGCAGGTGGATCAGGTAAGGCACCAATCCGTTCAATTATCTATAAATTAATGGATCAAGGCTTCCCAAGAAAAGCTACCTACTTCTTTGGTGCAAGAACTAAAAAGGATTTATATTATACTGAATACTTCTTAGAAATTGCTAAGAAATATCCAAACTTTAAATATATCCCTGCATTATCTACTCCACTTCCAGAAGATAACTGGGATTTAGATATTGGATTAATCACTGAAGTTGTTTCTAGACACACAGATGATCTATCAGGACATGAAGCTTATCTTTGTGGTTCACCTGGTATGATTGATGCATGTATTAAAGTCTTAAAAGAAAAAGGTATGCCAGAAGAGCATATCTACTTCGACAAATTCTAA
- a CDS encoding Rnf-Nqr domain containing protein has translation MLQLIELFLASMLSNNIALIFILGMCSLIAISTSIKNSVNMGVAVIFVVTATAMINWPIYELLKATGTTQLSLLVFIIVIATFVQFLEMFLAKLAPKIYDAFGIFLPLITVNCIVLAVSIFFQTRNYDFAQTTVFALGSSIGWTLAMILLAGVRQKMYRVSNIPKGLRGRAIAFLILGILALAFIGFTGIGRVNF, from the coding sequence ATGTTACAACTTATTGAATTATTCTTAGCTTCAATGCTTTCAAATAACATCGCTCTGATCTTCATCTTAGGTATGTGTTCATTAATTGCAATTTCTACTTCAATTAAAAACTCAGTTAACATGGGTGTTGCGGTTATCTTTGTTGTTACTGCAACTGCAATGATTAACTGGCCAATTTATGAATTACTCAAAGCGACTGGTACGACTCAATTATCATTATTAGTATTCATCATCGTTATTGCGACATTCGTACAATTCTTAGAAATGTTCCTCGCTAAATTAGCTCCAAAAATCTATGACGCATTTGGTATTTTCTTACCACTGATTACAGTTAACTGTATCGTCTTAGCAGTCTCAATTTTCTTCCAAACAAGAAATTATGATTTTGCTCAAACTACAGTATTTGCCTTAGGTTCTTCTATTGGTTGGACTCTCGCGATGATCTTACTTGCTGGTGTACGTCAAAAAATGTATCGCGTATCAAATATTCCTAAAGGTTTAAGAGGCCGTGCAATTGCATTCTTAATCTTAGGTATCTTAGCTCTAGCGTTTATCGGATTTACCGGTATCGGTAGAGTTAACTTCTAG
- a CDS encoding Rnf-Nqr domain containing protein, translating into MQEQETTKKPSTWLRLQYKKWFLILKKGLTEENPIVVTVLGICSSLAVTNRVENAVFMGIGVTFVIMASSAIVSLLRNLIPPKVRMVAYMVIISIFTIVVQMLLQAYVPTVAANLGAYTSLIITNCIVMGRAEAFAIKNPVHYTVIDGLANGLGYTFVLIAIAAVREPLAFGTFFGYQAPFMSEWINWNIMALAPGGFFVLTMFAWLLRSLMGQYEED; encoded by the coding sequence ATGCAAGAACAAGAAACAACTAAAAAACCAAGTACTTGGTTACGTCTCCAATACAAGAAATGGTTCTTAATTTTAAAGAAGGGTTTAACTGAAGAAAACCCAATTGTCGTAACAGTCTTAGGTATCTGTTCATCATTAGCCGTTACAAACCGTGTTGAAAATGCTGTTTTCATGGGTATTGGTGTAACATTCGTTATTATGGCTTCAAGTGCGATTGTATCGCTCTTAAGAAACTTAATTCCACCTAAAGTTAGAATGGTTGCCTACATGGTTATCATCTCAATCTTCACGATTGTCGTACAAATGCTACTTCAAGCATACGTACCAACAGTCGCAGCCAACTTAGGTGCATATACAAGCTTAATCATTACAAACTGTATTGTTATGGGTCGTGCAGAAGCATTTGCAATTAAAAACCCTGTTCATTACACTGTAATCGATGGTTTAGCAAATGGTTTAGGCTATACATTTGTATTAATTGCAATTGCTGCAGTACGTGAACCATTAGCATTTGGTACATTCTTTGGATATCAAGCACCATTCATGTCTGAATGGATCAACTGGAACATCATGGCACTTGCACCAGGCGGATTCTTTGTCTTAACAATGTTTGCTTGGTTACTAAGATCCCTCATGGGACAATATGAAGAAGATTAG
- a CDS encoding FMN-binding protein, with product MMKKYLSMLLFVVIMGTVSVGVLMGADLLTNELIAKNSEFVWKSAILDHHEIAHTQTDFVEIFDASFEVSTTPEDAEELLTLYTNNETGQMSFRFYGMGLWDTIEGVITFEPDWKTIVKITVTKQAETPGLGGRVAERKYLDNFVGKEFNEDLEIKIIKGVAVENYEVDAITGATGTSNAFGNLLTANYRKYIYAFSDVDPDAIWKKAMLSHNNVSFNNSTYISLFDETFDVLTKQDRTIYKNKTNGNVSFIFETGGLNGPITGILTLEDDFITIVNITVTSNSEVQGAVVAERPILDSLIGKKFNPTIEFVTNPTADNQGLDGFAAATTTKSKFTEGLNETQAEIYTLFFLDEEIEEPEVDPTMVWKQAMLSNNGIDSTNDNFATLFTSSFNVLTKGDLTVYIHKTNFSYNFLVEGQGAWGPIKSVLSLEQDFQTIKKVVVYEQTEKAGAKIQTDPSILEAFIGAKFNPTVSMVPEPSNDSEVIDGLTGVTSTRNGFLNSINETYAAYYQLFIEQPMKQAMLANNGIESTSENYQSLFDETFNIESEGGLTLYVHKTTGSVSFLFEGQGQFSIIKSVLTLESDFQTILKVAVYHQNEKGGAKIQTDPSVLAVFTGAKFNPSVTMVAEPSNDSEVLIDGLTGVTGTRNGFLDSMNAAYAEYFEAFGGNE from the coding sequence ATGATGAAGAAATACTTATCAATGCTTCTATTCGTTGTAATCATGGGTACAGTTTCAGTCGGTGTACTTATGGGAGCAGATTTATTAACTAATGAATTAATTGCAAAAAACTCAGAATTTGTTTGGAAATCTGCAATTCTTGATCATCATGAAATTGCGCACACTCAAACAGACTTCGTAGAGATCTTTGATGCATCATTTGAAGTTTCAACAACTCCTGAAGATGCTGAAGAATTATTAACTTTATATACAAACAATGAAACAGGCCAAATGTCATTCCGTTTTTATGGGATGGGTTTATGGGACACAATTGAAGGTGTAATAACTTTCGAACCAGACTGGAAAACTATTGTTAAAATCACTGTAACAAAACAAGCTGAAACTCCTGGTCTTGGTGGTCGTGTTGCTGAAAGAAAATACTTAGACAACTTTGTTGGAAAAGAATTTAACGAAGATTTAGAAATCAAAATTATTAAAGGTGTTGCTGTTGAAAACTATGAAGTTGATGCGATTACTGGTGCTACTGGTACATCAAACGCTTTTGGTAACTTATTGACTGCGAACTACCGTAAATACATTTATGCATTTAGTGATGTTGATCCTGATGCAATTTGGAAGAAAGCTATGCTTTCGCATAACAACGTTTCATTTAATAATTCTACTTATATCTCATTATTTGATGAAACATTTGATGTTTTAACAAAACAAGACAGAACTATTTACAAGAATAAAACAAATGGTAATGTAAGTTTCATCTTTGAAACAGGTGGATTAAATGGTCCAATTACTGGTATCTTAACACTTGAAGATGACTTTATTACGATTGTGAATATTACAGTTACATCAAATAGTGAAGTTCAAGGTGCAGTCGTTGCAGAACGTCCAATTCTTGACTCATTAATTGGTAAGAAATTCAATCCTACAATTGAATTCGTAACTAACCCTACTGCTGATAACCAAGGTTTAGATGGATTTGCTGCTGCAACGACAACTAAATCTAAATTCACTGAAGGATTAAACGAAACTCAAGCTGAAATTTATACTTTATTCTTCTTGGATGAAGAAATTGAAGAACCTGAAGTTGATCCTACAATGGTTTGGAAACAAGCAATGTTATCAAATAATGGTATTGACTCAACAAATGATAATTTTGCAACTTTATTTACTTCATCATTTAATGTATTAACAAAAGGTGATTTAACAGTTTATATCCACAAGACAAACTTCTCTTATAACTTCTTAGTTGAAGGACAAGGTGCTTGGGGACCTATCAAATCAGTTCTTTCATTAGAACAAGATTTCCAAACAATTAAAAAAGTTGTTGTTTACGAACAAACAGAAAAAGCTGGTGCTAAGATTCAAACAGATCCATCAATTTTAGAGGCTTTCATTGGAGCTAAGTTCAATCCAACTGTCTCAATGGTCCCTGAACCTTCAAATGACAGTGAAGTAATCGATGGTTTAACTGGTGTTACTTCTACAAGAAATGGTTTCTTAAACAGTATTAATGAGACTTATGCAGCTTATTATCAATTATTTATTGAACAACCTATGAAACAAGCAATGCTTGCAAACAATGGTATTGAATCAACTTCAGAAAATTATCAATCTTTATTTGATGAAACATTCAATATTGAATCAGAAGGTGGCTTAACACTTTATGTTCACAAAACTACTGGTTCAGTAAGCTTCTTATTCGAAGGTCAAGGTCAATTCTCAATTATTAAATCTGTATTAACATTAGAATCTGATTTTCAAACAATTTTAAAAGTAGCTGTTTACCATCAAAATGAAAAAGGTGGAGCTAAGATTCAAACAGACCCTTCAGTATTAGCTGTATTCACTGGAGCTAAGTTTAATCCATCAGTTACAATGGTTGCTGAACCTTCAAATGATAGTGAAGTATTAATTGATGGTTTAACTGGTGTTACAGGAACTAGAAACGGATTCTTAGATTCTATGAATGCTGCTTATGCAGAATATTTTGAAGCGTTTGGAGGTAATGAATAA
- a CDS encoding RnfABCDGE type electron transport complex subunit D, which produces MNIAQRNRIIVASSLFLLLIAASFIFGPTVFIIGLVAIATSFIIEFLNSVARKEKFDWTTFWITPLIITLLTTPTIIDQVWMVAVATGFGVFFAKAIWGGEGKNVFNPATVGLIFIALSFPVYVLNFFDPVAQLATTVTPAVTFKSNPGVIVQGFQFMDLLLGNYAGGLGTTFKLGILILGLLLMVLKISDWKIPVTFLGTYFVFSLINYLSKGIAFGDAFVYSGYSIFMGHLLFAAMFVAVDPQTQPLYFKGRLIYGVLLGFVTWIIQNIWLFNPSAPNTDGIIYSITFMNAVVGLIDVWTVPKVKDVPLVVEEA; this is translated from the coding sequence ATGAATATTGCACAACGTAACAGAATAATTGTTGCGAGTTCTCTATTTCTGCTTTTAATAGCGGCATCCTTTATCTTTGGACCAACCGTATTTATTATTGGCTTAGTAGCAATCGCGACATCATTCATTATAGAATTTCTCAATAGTGTTGCCAGAAAAGAAAAGTTTGACTGGACAACTTTCTGGATTACACCATTGATTATAACGCTACTTACAACACCAACCATTATTGATCAAGTATGGATGGTTGCCGTAGCAACAGGCTTTGGGGTATTCTTCGCCAAAGCAATTTGGGGTGGAGAAGGCAAAAACGTATTTAACCCTGCGACAGTAGGTCTCATCTTTATTGCACTTTCTTTCCCGGTTTATGTATTAAACTTCTTCGATCCAGTTGCACAATTAGCAACAACAGTTACTCCAGCAGTAACCTTTAAGAGTAATCCTGGTGTGATTGTTCAAGGATTCCAATTCATGGACTTACTCCTTGGAAATTATGCCGGTGGATTAGGAACAACCTTTAAATTAGGTATTCTTATCTTAGGTTTACTGCTCATGGTATTAAAAATCTCTGATTGGAAAATTCCTGTAACATTCTTAGGTACATATTTTGTATTCTCACTAATCAATTACTTATCAAAAGGAATTGCATTTGGTGATGCTTTCGTATATTCAGGATATTCAATCTTTATGGGTCATTTATTATTTGCAGCTATGTTTGTTGCAGTTGATCCACAAACTCAACCTTTATATTTCAAAGGTAGACTCATTTATGGTGTCTTATTAGGTTTTGTAACTTGGATTATTCAAAACATCTGGTTATTTAACCCTTCTGCTCCAAATACTGATGGTATTATTTACTCAATTACTTTCATGAATGCAGTTGTTGGTTTAATTGACGTTTGGACAGTTCCAAAAGTTAAAGATGTTCCTTTAGTTGTGGAGGAAGCATAA
- the mgtE gene encoding magnesium transporter: MLKTLLDSQASKEEILKVLEDTHAYDLAKMFSELSEDEQEKIFSFLDSDKVAEILAYLNPVDAADLFQTLSIEEQKEVVEELEPDDAADIINELPDEDRVELIKVLDQDEDVLSLINYEEFTAGSYMTNEFLVVKESDDVKDATKKVIKDADFASSIQTIFVVDDNNHYVGQVTLKDLIKSRSPKVISEIMEIEPTVLVTDEVDTLVKHMKHYGGYDLAVLDETGTLLGAITMDDILDIYKEEAIEDLEKLSALPDTDFNENLFKSAFHRLPWLIILMLLSLPIAFVTSQFEEILASVVILALFQPLILDSGGDVASQTLAVTLISLTQKDSKPAKNGFKEIISGMMSGFVMGLLAFVATVAVGYIMGLDHIYAISFVVGGALFITVALAPILGFLVPYILKLLKLDPAVASGPFITTMIDIISVIVYFGLATLVLGGVING, encoded by the coding sequence ATGCTTAAAACATTACTTGATTCACAAGCGTCAAAAGAAGAAATACTAAAAGTATTAGAAGATACCCATGCTTATGATCTGGCTAAAATGTTTTCTGAATTATCAGAAGATGAACAGGAGAAAATTTTCTCATTTTTAGATAGTGATAAAGTTGCAGAAATTTTAGCATATTTAAACCCGGTCGATGCTGCTGATTTATTTCAAACACTTTCAATTGAAGAACAAAAAGAAGTTGTTGAAGAATTGGAACCGGATGATGCTGCTGATATTATCAATGAACTTCCTGATGAAGATCGTGTGGAATTAATTAAAGTCTTAGATCAAGATGAAGATGTTTTATCTTTAATCAATTATGAAGAATTTACAGCTGGTTCGTATATGACGAACGAGTTTTTGGTTGTAAAAGAATCTGATGATGTTAAAGATGCAACTAAAAAAGTTATTAAAGATGCAGATTTTGCATCTTCTATACAAACGATATTTGTTGTTGATGACAATAATCATTATGTTGGACAAGTAACACTTAAAGATTTAATTAAATCTAGATCACCGAAGGTTATTTCTGAAATTATGGAAATAGAACCTACAGTTTTAGTTACTGATGAAGTTGATACACTGGTTAAACATATGAAACACTATGGTGGTTATGACCTTGCTGTATTAGATGAAACAGGTACGCTTTTAGGTGCTATCACAATGGATGATATCTTAGATATCTATAAAGAAGAAGCAATTGAAGACTTAGAAAAACTATCAGCTTTACCAGATACAGATTTTAATGAAAATCTATTTAAAAGTGCATTCCATCGTTTGCCTTGGTTAATCATATTAATGTTGTTATCACTACCGATTGCATTTGTTACATCTCAGTTTGAGGAAATTCTTGCAAGTGTTGTTATTCTTGCATTATTCCAACCATTAATTCTTGACTCAGGTGGTGACGTTGCTTCTCAAACACTTGCAGTAACATTAATTTCCTTGACTCAAAAAGATTCTAAACCAGCTAAAAATGGTTTCAAAGAAATTATTTCTGGTATGATGTCAGGTTTTGTGATGGGACTACTTGCATTTGTTGCAACTGTCGCAGTGGGATATATCATGGGTCTTGATCATATTTATGCAATTTCGTTTGTTGTTGGAGGTGCACTCTTTATAACGGTTGCACTCGCACCAATTTTAGGTTTTTTAGTACCGTATATTCTAAAACTCCTTAAATTAGACCCTGCTGTTGCGTCAGGTCCATTTATTACAACAATGATTGATATTATATCGGTAATTGTATATTTTGGACTTGCAACACTTGTTTTAGGAGGTGTGATTAATGGCTAA
- a CDS encoding magnesium transporter, whose protein sequence is MAKSIRLTNQALKLKLSKIHESDIATIFEEYPNDQLRIFTLLGVMKFSEVFILLDEDIQKVFYQTLSIEQKKSLLKALEVDDLKTFIELFPVKDHLSILNLLSKNTKLAVEKLLSYDVGSAGSISSPHFIALTIDTTVKEATHFVTTESTEKDEVDVIFFYDEHKVYKGAIRLQELILARANQNLSKLIDDTYPYVHENDDMQIALKKIQDYDLDMIPVLNKEKHIVGVITADDALVLMEEFHLDTVAELVKVHEVDEDDSPLKRTIVRLPWLLISAILNIAIASLLAVFQGTLEAHVALILFQPLILGMAGNIGTQSISVTILGLHQNQIEAKKHIGKELAIGAINSLVAGLVGMGLVYVFLMILPSQTDTMIELALTVGISLFFAMFISALAGVLLPFILKKFGADEKAASGPLISTINDFTALGVYFLVATIILMLI, encoded by the coding sequence ATGGCTAAATCAATTCGTTTAACCAATCAAGCACTTAAATTAAAACTATCTAAGATCCATGAATCAGATATTGCAACTATCTTTGAAGAATATCCAAATGACCAACTTAGAATTTTTACACTTTTAGGTGTAATGAAATTTTCAGAAGTATTCATACTTCTTGATGAAGATATTCAAAAAGTTTTTTATCAAACATTATCAATTGAACAAAAGAAGTCATTATTAAAAGCACTTGAAGTGGATGATTTAAAAACATTCATTGAACTATTCCCAGTTAAAGACCATTTATCAATTCTTAATCTGTTAAGTAAAAATACTAAACTTGCAGTTGAAAAACTGTTAAGTTACGATGTTGGTTCAGCAGGTTCGATTTCATCACCTCACTTTATTGCATTAACGATTGATACAACTGTCAAAGAAGCGACTCACTTTGTTACAACTGAATCTACAGAAAAAGATGAAGTTGATGTTATTTTCTTTTATGATGAACATAAAGTGTATAAAGGAGCAATCCGTCTTCAAGAGTTAATTCTTGCAAGAGCAAACCAAAATTTAAGCAAACTTATTGATGATACATATCCATATGTTCATGAAAATGATGATATGCAAATAGCCTTAAAAAAGATTCAGGACTATGACCTTGATATGATTCCTGTTTTAAATAAGGAAAAACATATTGTAGGTGTCATTACTGCAGATGATGCTTTAGTCTTAATGGAAGAATTTCATTTAGATACAGTTGCTGAACTTGTTAAAGTTCATGAAGTCGATGAAGATGATTCTCCATTGAAAAGAACGATTGTTCGATTACCTTGGTTATTAATTTCAGCAATATTGAATATTGCGATTGCATCTCTGCTGGCAGTCTTTCAAGGAACGCTTGAAGCACATGTTGCACTGATTTTATTCCAACCTTTAATTTTGGGTATGGCAGGTAATATTGGTACACAAAGTATTTCTGTAACGATTTTGGGCTTACATCAAAATCAAATTGAAGCAAAAAAACATATTGGTAAAGAACTTGCAATTGGTGCAATTAATTCATTAGTTGCTGGACTTGTTGGTATGGGTCTTGTTTATGTATTCTTAATGATCTTACCAAGTCAAACCGATACGATGATTGAACTGGCATTAACTGTTGGTATCAGTTTATTCTTTGCAATGTTCATCTCAGCATTAGCTGGGGTCTTATTACCATTTATTTTAAAGAAATTTGGAGCAGACGAAAAAGCTGCATCTGGACCACTCATTTCAACAATTAATGACTTTACTGCACTAGGGGTTTATTTCTTAGTTGCAACCATCATCTTGATGTTAATCTAA
- the gnd gene encoding phosphogluconate dehydrogenase (NAD(+)-dependent, decarboxylating): MRIHLIGLGKMGANLALNLKDHGHEVIGFDLNDSARAELTKQGIETHDELTTFLTRKKNDRFVVWLLVPDKIVDNVIDQITPYLKEKDIIIDGGNSNYKKSLARFEKLKELDIEFVDVGTSGGTFGARNGACLMIGGTKEAYQYLEQVYKDISVKDGFGYMGGPGAGHFVKMVHNGIEYGMMQAIGEGFELMEKSPFDIDYAKVADVWNNGSIIESALINYTKNAFLKDAKLDEIEGRIDDSGEGKWMIQEALDFGVAIPVIGASLFTRYKSRDEEKFSEKVVAAMRREFGGHAVYKKK; this comes from the coding sequence ATGAGAATACATTTAATTGGTTTAGGTAAAATGGGTGCAAACCTTGCCTTAAACTTAAAAGATCATGGTCATGAAGTCATCGGCTTTGATTTAAATGATTCTGCTAGAGCAGAACTTACTAAACAAGGTATTGAAACACATGATGAATTAACAACATTTTTAACACGTAAGAAAAACGATAGATTTGTTGTATGGTTACTCGTACCTGATAAGATTGTTGACAATGTAATTGACCAAATTACACCATATTTAAAAGAAAAAGATATCATCATTGATGGTGGTAATTCAAACTATAAAAAATCTTTAGCACGTTTTGAAAAACTAAAAGAACTAGATATTGAATTTGTAGACGTTGGTACATCAGGTGGAACATTTGGTGCTAGAAATGGTGCTTGTTTGATGATAGGTGGTACAAAAGAGGCTTATCAATATTTAGAACAAGTCTATAAAGATATTTCAGTTAAAGATGGCTTTGGTTACATGGGAGGACCTGGTGCAGGTCATTTCGTTAAAATGGTTCATAACGGTATTGAATACGGTATGATGCAAGCCATTGGTGAAGGTTTCGAATTAATGGAAAAATCACCATTTGATATTGATTATGCGAAAGTTGCTGATGTATGGAATAATGGTTCAATTATTGAATCTGCATTGATTAATTACACTAAAAATGCTTTCTTAAAAGATGCTAAATTAGATGAAATTGAAGGTCGAATTGATGATTCTGGTGAAGGTAAATGGATGATTCAAGAAGCACTTGATTTTGGTGTTGCAATTCCTGTAATTGGTGCATCTTTATTTACACGTTATAAATCAAGAGATGAAGAAAAATTCAGTGAAAAAGTTGTTGCAGCTATGAGAAGGGAATTTGGCGGTCACGCTGTTTATAAGAAAAAATGA
- the zwf gene encoding glucose-6-phosphate dehydrogenase has product MKKDLVITIFGSTGDLTARKLLPAIAKLYKNKLIPKNVEVVALGRRDYQTDSYLDAMQNLTTKVLDLETLKSIVTYYKIQITEPNAYEAFSKYIQSISHENTKHIYYLAIGPELLGSVAKNISEAKLIEKNNANQVLVFEKPFGHDLDSAKAVNQMLWQYYDEKQIYRIDHYLGKEMIQNLMTVRFANRIFEDTWDSKSIESVKIFVKEKEGILNRAGYYDTSGALKDMVQSHLLQILCLVAMDPPKEYNSDYIKDEKIKVLRSLSIDESSVLFGQYDGYLEEPNIPSDSKTETFVYFKCYVNTPRFRGVPFEILTGKKLKEKKSYIEITYFPTTEQEKWNLPIERNKLIIKIAPKDGVDLTINSKKPGLKENLEQISLSFKMSESVEGNIPEAYEKLLLDIYQGSKTLFTRWDEIEASWQFIDQIKKCPHNLVSYKTEKDIMKLIK; this is encoded by the coding sequence ATGAAAAAAGATTTAGTGATTACAATATTTGGTTCAACAGGGGACTTAACAGCTAGAAAGTTATTACCTGCAATTGCCAAACTGTATAAAAATAAATTAATACCGAAAAATGTAGAAGTGGTTGCGCTTGGTAGAAGAGACTATCAAACAGATAGTTATCTTGATGCGATGCAAAATCTAACGACAAAAGTACTTGATTTAGAAACACTCAAATCAATTGTCACCTACTACAAAATTCAAATTACTGAACCGAACGCTTATGAGGCTTTTTCAAAATATATTCAATCGATTTCTCATGAAAACACGAAACACATTTATTATTTAGCAATTGGTCCTGAACTTTTAGGTTCTGTTGCTAAAAATATCAGTGAAGCGAAGTTAATTGAAAAGAATAATGCCAATCAAGTTCTAGTCTTTGAAAAACCATTTGGTCATGATTTAGATTCAGCAAAAGCAGTTAATCAAATGTTGTGGCAATATTATGATGAAAAACAAATTTATCGTATTGATCACTACTTAGGTAAAGAAATGATTCAAAACCTTATGACAGTTCGTTTTGCAAATCGTATATTCGAAGATACTTGGGATTCAAAATCAATTGAATCAGTAAAGATTTTTGTAAAAGAAAAAGAAGGTATCTTAAACCGTGCTGGTTATTACGATACATCTGGTGCATTAAAGGATATGGTACAATCACATCTACTCCAAATCCTTTGTTTAGTTGCTATGGATCCACCAAAAGAATATAATTCCGATTACATTAAAGATGAAAAGATCAAAGTACTAAGAAGTTTATCAATTGATGAATCATCTGTCTTATTTGGACAATATGATGGATATCTAGAAGAACCTAATATTCCAAGTGATTCAAAAACTGAAACATTTGTTTATTTTAAATGCTATGTAAATACACCAAGATTTAGAGGTGTACCGTTTGAAATCTTAACAGGTAAGAAATTAAAAGAAAAGAAATCTTATATAGAAATCACTTATTTTCCAACAACTGAACAAGAAAAGTGGAACTTACCAATTGAAAGAAATAAACTAATTATTAAGATTGCACCTAAAGATGGTGTTGACTTAACAATTAATTCAAAGAAACCAGGGCTAAAAGAAAACTTAGAACAAATTTCACTTTCATTTAAAATGAGTGAATCTGTTGAAGGGAATATTCCAGAAGCATATGAAAAGTTATTACTTGATATTTATCAAGGTTCTAAGACGCTCTTTACAAGATGGGATGAAATTGAAGCTTCTTGGCAATTCATCGATCAAATTAAGAAGTGTCCACATAATTTAGTATCCTACAAAACAGAAAAAGATATCATGAAACTTATAAAGTAA
- a CDS encoding Hsp20/alpha crystallin family protein, translating into MLSLFRRDKDIFDSFFDDFNNAWPFQSTTKLMKTDIIEKENGYHLDIELPGFKKEDIKVSLNDGYIEIEAETKNEHNEKKDGKFIRQERYYGSMRRNYYVGDINLDDIKGSFENGILHLEIPKENKQLTERKYLELK; encoded by the coding sequence ATGCTAAGTTTATTCCGCAGAGACAAAGATATTTTCGACAGTTTCTTCGATGATTTCAACAATGCATGGCCATTCCAATCAACCACTAAATTAATGAAAACCGACATCATAGAAAAAGAAAATGGATATCATCTCGATATTGAACTTCCAGGATTTAAAAAGGAAGACATCAAAGTCAGCTTAAATGATGGTTACATAGAAATTGAGGCTGAAACTAAGAATGAACACAACGAGAAGAAAGACGGTAAGTTCATTCGTCAAGAAAGATATTATGGATCAATGCGTCGTAACTACTATGTCGGTGATATTAATTTAGACGATATTAAAGGTTCCTTTGAGAATGGTATTCTACATTTAGAAATCCCTAAAGAAAACAAACAATTAACTGAAAGAAAATATCTTGAACTTAAATAA